From Uloborus diversus isolate 005 chromosome 8, Udiv.v.3.1, whole genome shotgun sequence, a single genomic window includes:
- the LOC129227313 gene encoding protein-S-isoprenylcysteine O-methyltransferase-like: protein MAISTNGRISLYCFCVNLTVLLVPCLGYLSRTLKYVVEDYWIIMSIVYSVGIQAHLHLVYKRRGYAYKVAWRSGVLGFFFGLGLLIVTLADPSWCIFGCYMSLLSFFHFSEYLTTAIINPKSLSLDSFLLNHSKEYCIAALCSWLEFCTEWYFFSHSKEIRWLSALGLLLCVVGELIRKGAMFTAGTNFNHIIQSHREEGHVLVTHGLYAWCRHPSYIGWFWWSVGTQVVLCNPLCIIVYAVASWRFFRQRVVEEEITLLNFFGEDYVNYQRRVPTGLPFIKGYRLEL, encoded by the coding sequence ATGGCCATCAGTACGAATGGCAGAATTAGTTTGTATTGTTTTTGTGTCAATTTAACTGTACTACTTGTCCCTTGTCTCGGATATCTCAGTAGAACCCTCAAGTATGTTGTCGAAGATTATTGGATTATTATGTCAATTGTGTATTCAGTGGGAATCCAAGCCCATTTACACCTTGTATACAAACGAAGAGGCTATGCTTACAAAGTTGCTTGGCGCTCCGGTGTTCTCGGCTTCTTCTTCGGCCTAGGATTGCTCATCGTAACGCTCGCAGATCCATCGTGGTGCATTTTCGGATGTTACATGTCGCTTTTAAGCTTCTTTCACTTTTCCGAATACCTCACTACGGCTATAATCAACCCCAAGTCGCTGAGCTTAGATTCATTCTTGCTTAACCACAGCAAAGAATACTGCATCGCCGCATTGTGCAGCTGGTTAGAATTCTGCACAGAATGGTACTTTTTCTCACATTCCAAAGAGATAAGGTGGTTGAGCGCGCTTGGCTTATTGTTGTGCGTTGTTGGGGAATTGATCAGGAAAGGTGCTATGTTTACTGCCGGGACGAATTTCAACCATATAATACAAAGTCATAGAGAAGAAGGTCATGTACTTGTAACTCACGGTTTGTATGCGTGGTGCAGGCATCCCTCTTATATTGGTTGGTTCTGGTGGTCTGTTGGTACGCAAGTTGTACTATGCAATCCATTGTGTATAATTGTTTATGCGGTGGCGTCTTGGCGATTCTTTCGGCAACGAGTGGTGGAAGAGGAAATAACTCTGCTGAACTTTTTTGGCGAAGATTATGTGAACTATCAGCGTCGTGTGCCAACTGGTTTGCCATTTATTAAAGGTTATAGATTAGAACTGTGA